Within the Deltaproteobacteria bacterium genome, the region AACCTGACCAGCTCCGCAGTGATCACCCTCAAGGGAGACGCGGGCGCAGATTGGAATGATCCTGATTTTAAAGAAACAATGTCCTGGAACACGGATAAGATACTTCACTACCTCGGCGCTGGCACAACGAAGCGGCACTGGCGCATTGAAATTGACGATCACGACAACCCGGACGGTTATGTCGAAATCGGTGAACTATACCTCGGGACCTTTCTCGAACCTTCAAAGAATGTGGCCATGGGATATGGACGCTCACTTGACTTTCTTCATTCAGCGTCACAAACCTCCTTTGGAGTTAATAAAAAGCGATTTTATAATTTAAGGCGATCCTGGAAGTTTCAATATCATTTACTTGAGAGTGAAGACCTTGATGATCTGATCAACATGATTGAAGCCATTACTGACCGGTCAACCGGGCAGATGCGGCCGGTTTACTTTAATCAGGACCCTGACGCTGCGAGCGAATTTTACCTGGCTGAAATAAACAACCTGCCTCAATCAGTCCCGTTCAATGACCTCACGAGTGTTGAAATCAGCTTAAGAGAGGTTATGCGCAGTGTATAACGTCACGCTCGACTGGCACAACAGGCTTAAACAGGGAGAAATTCCCCTGCCTTATATTCTCATTGCCACGAACATGGGAACCCATGCCTATGGAAGCAAGGAACTATCCAGGCTGCTTTTGAATCAGGTTGATAATCTCCTTACTCATTCCGCCAGAGTCAAATCGTTTGGAGCGCCCCTAAGGACGATCAATCCTCTGTATAGTAACCTGCTGACCTCATTCACGACCAAACAGCTGTCTCATCTGTCCGTAATCCTGAGTAATGATGATAATGCGGTTACCAGGGTCATGATAGATTCTCCATTCCTGGGAGGCGCCTTAAGTCTTTATCTAGGCTTTGAAGGCGACGATTTGGAGGGTCATCTGGCCGCGTTTTCCGGCCTGATCAGCAAAATAAAAGTAAGCACTTCAGAAGTTATCATTGAGGCAAACGAAGGCTGAGCGATGTCCGTTTATGAAACAGATTTAAACAAAATATTTAAACCGCGCCGCGCCTCGGCTTTTGACCATCCCCTCAACGAGAATGACATCCTGCCGATCGTTTATGGCGATTTGACGGTAAGCTCCGGCGTTCAAGGAGGCAACTGGGTTCTGCCTTGTATTGACACTGTGAATCATGGTTACTGCTTTGCCGACCACCCGGTTCTGTCCGTGGCCAATGGAAACAGTGTCTCGATCTACGCGGACGGTGAGCTGGTTTCCTCCCAGGATTACGTCTTTGATGAAGATGATTCTAATTACGGCTCCATAGCCACCGTTCTGTTTACGGATGACCAGGGTAGCAAACAGGTAAGCGCCCGGGGGAAAGGCAAGGTTGATCCAGACTACTCTCAGAACCTGCTCACAAACCTGGTTGATATTGTCGAGGATTTTCTGACTGACGAGAATAATTATAATGCGGAAATTTTTGAATCTCTCTCAAAAGTCAAGGCCAGGAGCGATTTTGAGAGTAAGTCCTATCAGGCCGCCGGGGTGATTGACCATGAAATCAATGTCTGGTCTTTGCTTCAGCAGATGATGGGTTCTTTCCTGGGGTCTGTCTACAAGAATTCAGCCGGGAAGCTGGTGCTTGAAATTGACATCGGCCAATGCCCGAATTCCCAGGTTTCGATCATTCCGATTTCAGGCATTGAGTTCAAATCGGCTGAACAGCGTCTTGACGATGTGGTGAACAACGTCACCGTGAAATACAAATACAACCTTGTAGTTCGAGACTTCATTTCCGAGACAGTGAAATCAGACGCCTTATCGAACGAATTATTTGGCGACAGGGCACTTGCCCTTTCTCTGTACTGGTGCGTGCATCAGGCATCGGCGACTGAAGTGGCGGAGATCCTGCTCGCTAAATTCAAGCATCCGACCTGGCGCATCTCCTTTCAGGACTTGAGCTTTAAGAGGGCTCATCTTGATGTGGGCGATTTTGTGGCTGCTACCTTTCCTTACCTGTACGGGACGGATAAAAATCCCATGATCAATCAGGTTTGCAAGATTGTGGAGGTCCGTCCTGATGTCAACCAGGGACAGGTTGAATTTACCGTCCTGGATACCGGAGATTACATGCTTGACCAGAACGAAAACCGGGATATGACCCACTACTAATGAGAAGATAAGAATGAGTGAAGACGTATCCCCATGGGCCTGGGCGACCAAGATTCCTTTCGCACTGATGCTGGCTGTTCTGTCCGCCGTCATTTTTTTCGCGCAGCTTGATTCAGACCGGAGACACCTGGCCGCGCAGGTCATGAAAATGGAGGCCAAGCAGACGGCTCATGTCGAGGAAATCACCAAGCTGACTGAACAGATGAAAGGCATTGACAGAAGGCTCGAGCGCATGGAGCAGACCCAGGACAAGATTTTAGGCCTGCTCATGAACAGTAAAAAGCCTCTGCCTTGATCTAAAAACCGAGCATCCGGAGACCGGTCCAAATCCTTGAACAGCCGTATGCTTTATAGCGGAGTATAAGAAATGGCGAACAGGCCAGAAATAATCGTCATCCACCACAGCGCCGGATATGATCACCCGGTCATTGATAACTGGGAAGGCATCCGAACCTTTCACAAGGATGTTCGCGGCTTTCGGGACATCGGCTATCATTACGGTATCGAACTGGTCAACCGAAGACCGGTGGTCAGACACGGGCGGCAGCCCTATGAGAGCGGGGCGCATGCCCCTGGCTCCAACAGCAGGAGCCTGGGCATCTGCGTGCTCGGGGACTATTCGGAAAGGCCGCCGGACAACGAAACCCTGCTCGTGCTCCTGGACCTGGTCTGGTCCCTGATGTTGGCCTTTAATATTCCGGCTGACCAAGTCTTCGGTCATTGGGAGGTCATGCGGCCGGGATACACCGAGTGTCCTGGAGCGACCTTCCCTCTGGCTGAAATAAAGCGCTGGATCGTTTCAACCCATTTATTGAGAAGCGCTTGAGAGTGGTGTTTCATATTTGTGCGGGTTTTTCCAGGGGGGAACTTTTTGGTAAAAAGTTCCCCCCAGACCCCCTTCAAAAATTTTCAACAATTAGGAGATACAAACTAGATGGGAATTATTAGCAAGCTCTTGGGTCCAGGCGTGGGTGAGATAGCCGAAGGCGTGGCCTCGGTCATTGATCGCTTCGTCGAGACGGATGAGGAACGAAAGGCGGCTGACCTTCTACTGCTTAAGGCCAGGCAGGAACCGGACAAATGGCAGGCCGAAATCAATAAAATAGAGGCCGGTCATCGGAGTCTGTTCGTGGCCGGATGGCGGCCTTTCATCGGGTGGGTCTGCGGTCTGGGGCTGGCCTGGAAGTTCGCCTTGAGTCCCATTTGTCTTTATGTTTTATCCCTGGCCGGGTTATCAGCGCCTGTGCCTGATATCCAGGCCGGGGAGTTAATCCCGCTCGTCATGGCCCTCTTGGGCCTCGGCAGCATCAGGTCGTGGGAGAAGGCAAGGGGACTGACGAGATA harbors:
- a CDS encoding N-acetylmuramoyl-L-alanine amidase, whose product is MANRPEIIVIHHSAGYDHPVIDNWEGIRTFHKDVRGFRDIGYHYGIELVNRRPVVRHGRQPYESGAHAPGSNSRSLGICVLGDYSERPPDNETLLVLLDLVWSLMLAFNIPADQVFGHWEVMRPGYTECPGATFPLAEIKRWIVSTHLLRSA